The Ignisphaera cupida genome has a segment encoding these proteins:
- a CDS encoding endonuclease III domain-containing protein — MNILIDILKRLETRYKPDINNFIVLHLLTNNIVINHFEIMLGIILSQNTSDKNAIKALNNLRSALGKIEPETVLKTSMDVIANAVRVAGITNRRVKTIYELAKWFINNRDIIEKLALLDIDDARNILMQIYGVGPKTADVYLLMVLHKPSFPIDTHIRRVLTRIGLASQNESYENVRKRVMKMMNNDVDSLKKLHILLIEHGRNVCKAKKPLCSECVLKDLCRYYNLFKY; from the coding sequence ATGAACATCTTAATAGATATTTTAAAGAGATTGGAAACGAGATACAAACCAGATATCAATAACTTTATTGTTTTGCATTTACTGACTAATAACATTGTTATTAACCATTTTGAAATAATGCTAGGGATTATACTAAGTCAGAATACTAGTGATAAAAATGCTATAAAGGCATTGAATAATCTAAGAAGTGCTTTAGGGAAGATAGAGCCTGAAACTGTGTTAAAGACAAGCATGGATGTTATTGCAAATGCTGTTAGAGTTGCTGGAATTACTAATAGAAGAGTGAAAACAATTTATGAATTAGCTAAGTGGTTTATTAACAATAGAGATATCATTGAAAAACTGGCTTTGCTGGATATTGATGATGCTCGCAATATTTTAATGCAGATATATGGTGTGGGACCAAAAACAGCTGATGTATATTTGCTTATGGTTTTACACAAACCAAGTTTTCCTATAGATACTCATATCAGAAGAGTTCTAACTAGAATTGGCTTGGCATCACAAAATGAAAGTTATGAGAACGTGAGAAAAAGGGTTATGAAGATGATGAATAATGATGTTGACTCATTGAAGAAGCTACATATATTGTTAATAGAACATGGAAGAAATGTGTGCAAAGCTAAGAAGCCTCTATGTAGTGAATGTGTATTGAAAGACTTGTGTAGGTACTATAACTTGTTCAAGTATTGA
- a CDS encoding nucleotidyltransferase family protein has protein sequence MKVAILAGGLGKRLRPLTEDRPKILVEICKRPILEWHIYWLSKFGFKDFILLIGHAKEKVIEVIGSGKRYGINVAYVVEDEPLGTGGAIKNAESVLRNEEWFLVINGDIITDLNPMLLVDEVKENNVVAAIALVHMKSPYGIVKIVNSYIKEFVEKPVLEYTINAGVYIMKPQIFDYLPDKGDIETTAFPALAREGKLKGYVYKDVLWKSIDTIKDLEECETLLKQKYPSFCRNN, from the coding sequence ATGAAGGTGGCTATATTAGCTGGGGGTTTGGGAAAGAGATTAAGACCATTGACAGAGGATAGACCAAAGATTCTTGTTGAGATTTGTAAGAGACCTATTCTCGAGTGGCATATTTATTGGTTAAGTAAATTCGGATTCAAAGATTTTATATTGTTGATTGGTCATGCCAAGGAGAAAGTAATTGAGGTTATAGGTAGTGGGAAAAGGTATGGAATTAATGTTGCATATGTTGTTGAGGATGAGCCTTTGGGTACAGGTGGAGCAATAAAGAATGCTGAATCTGTTTTAAGAAATGAGGAATGGTTTCTTGTCATAAATGGTGATATAATTACAGATTTAAATCCAATGCTATTAGTTGATGAGGTAAAGGAAAACAATGTGGTCGCTGCCATAGCCTTAGTTCACATGAAAAGCCCATATGGAATTGTGAAGATAGTTAATAGCTATATTAAAGAATTTGTTGAGAAACCAGTATTGGAATACACAATCAATGCTGGTGTCTATATAATGAAGCCTCAGATTTTTGACTACCTGCCTGACAAAGGGGATATAGAAACAACAGCTTTTCCGGCTCTAGCCAGGGAAGGAAAGTTAAAAGGGTATGTATATAAAGATGTTTTATGGAAGTCTATAGATACAATAAAAGATCTTGAAGAATGTGAAACTCTTCTAAAGCAAAAATATCCTAGCTTTTGTAGAAATAATTAG
- a CDS encoding molybdopterin molybdotransferase MoeA — translation MKYDYKPIDEALKTLLEYSRLDIGYVETDLIDAIGMVLAEDIYAPIDLPPFDRSAVDGYAVCSDATTSASPSNPIPLKVVVGEALASCDEAIPVATGQRIPKGADAVVMLEDVIRKDNGIYVIKSLPKYANVSRKGEDVKAGEKIASKGEIIKPIHLALFSALGITKLRIFKHVHVGVAATGSEIAEPAYGVRAYDEGLILDSTSILIRSTLSKYRFIKVNWYGFVKDDENEIANIAKMALDENNILILTGGTGPSEQDKTFRAILSIDSNAKVIARGLAMRPGRPTSIVVVKSKPVFLLSGFPVAAYIALNVVVLNFLFRALNIKEELFIEVPAQMTKRISGSIGYDSFIRVKVFKCDEDLCTEPIMIHGSGVLKSLLHSNALLVIPKNVEGFDKGDRVWVKML, via the coding sequence ATGAAATATGATTATAAGCCTATTGATGAAGCGTTAAAAACGTTGTTGGAATATAGCAGATTAGATATAGGTTATGTGGAAACAGATTTAATTGATGCAATTGGCATGGTTTTAGCTGAAGACATTTATGCACCCATAGATCTACCGCCATTTGATAGAAGTGCTGTCGATGGTTATGCTGTATGCAGCGATGCCACAACTTCTGCATCTCCTAGTAATCCAATACCATTAAAAGTGGTGGTTGGTGAAGCGCTTGCTTCTTGTGATGAGGCAATACCAGTGGCAACAGGTCAGAGAATACCTAAAGGTGCTGATGCTGTAGTTATGTTAGAGGATGTTATAAGGAAAGATAATGGTATCTATGTTATAAAATCTTTACCAAAATATGCAAATGTATCTAGAAAGGGAGAGGATGTTAAGGCAGGTGAAAAAATTGCATCAAAAGGAGAGATAATTAAGCCTATACATCTAGCACTCTTTTCAGCACTTGGAATAACAAAGCTAAGAATATTTAAGCATGTTCATGTAGGTGTTGCTGCAACAGGTTCTGAAATTGCTGAACCTGCCTATGGTGTTAGAGCATATGATGAGGGGTTAATACTAGACTCAACATCTATTCTTATACGCTCAACTCTTTCAAAGTATAGATTTATCAAAGTTAATTGGTATGGTTTTGTTAAAGATGATGAAAATGAAATAGCTAACATTGCTAAAATGGCTTTAGATGAAAACAATATTCTAATTCTTACCGGTGGTACCGGACCTAGTGAACAAGACAAAACATTTAGAGCCATTCTTAGCATTGATAGCAATGCAAAAGTTATTGCAAGAGGGTTGGCCATGAGACCAGGAAGACCAACATCAATAGTTGTTGTGAAAAGCAAACCTGTTTTCTTATTATCTGGTTTTCCAGTTGCAGCTTATATAGCATTAAATGTGGTCGTGCTAAACTTTCTATTTAGAGCTTTGAATATTAAGGAAGAGTTATTTATTGAAGTTCCAGCACAAATGACAAAAAGGATAAGCGGTTCTATAGGATATGATTCATTCATAAGAGTAAAGGTTTTTAAATGTGATGAGGATTTATGTACAGAGCCTATAATGATTCATGGTTCAGGGGTATTGAAATCGCTATTACATTCAAATGCCTTGTTGGTCATTCCAAAAAATGTTGAGGGTTTTGATAAAGGTGATAGGGTGTGGGTAAAGATGTTGTAA
- a CDS encoding aconitase X gives MYLNAIEEKILSGEYGEVLRKAMEVVVKVGEVLGAERLIDITHAHISGVSYFNIGDDGLEFLKDLKQRGAKVRVYTTANPYSLAGLSLYKDENINKKQIEIIKTLIELGIDPGSFTCTPYEIRRPSIGEHLAWAESSAVIYANSLLGAFTNRESGITALMSALIGKTYDAGMHRVENRVATEEIHIQFDIDSILFASLLGLYIGRVTKGIPYIKARYRAENNAMLNLFLKNMLASIASTSNSSMAILDSITPPNTFKRDDHIEKISIDEKELKYDVACQSDTLLLGCPHLSYEEIMTLFRSKYMEIFKRYGINKIVVTAVSNIIRYDVEIKEVIRRIRAMYNIDIEVLPGACAVVSNLKMLKIESIYTPHGKALHYLYNLSGAMPCSINV, from the coding sequence ATGTATCTAAATGCAATTGAAGAAAAAATTCTTTCTGGTGAGTATGGAGAGGTTTTGAGGAAAGCCATGGAAGTTGTAGTCAAAGTTGGTGAGGTTCTTGGTGCAGAAAGACTCATAGATATAACTCATGCTCATATCTCAGGGGTGTCTTATTTTAATATAGGGGATGATGGGCTGGAGTTTTTAAAGGATTTAAAACAAAGAGGTGCAAAGGTTAGAGTATATACAACAGCTAATCCATATTCTCTTGCTGGACTATCGTTATACAAAGACGAGAATATAAATAAAAAGCAAATTGAGATAATAAAAACACTTATTGAATTAGGAATAGATCCAGGTAGTTTTACATGTACACCATACGAAATTAGAAGACCATCAATAGGAGAACACTTGGCATGGGCTGAATCAAGTGCTGTAATATATGCTAATTCTTTGTTAGGAGCCTTTACAAATAGAGAAAGTGGTATAACAGCTCTGATGTCTGCTCTAATAGGAAAAACATATGATGCTGGTATGCATAGAGTTGAAAATAGAGTGGCTACAGAGGAAATACATATACAATTTGATATAGATTCAATACTTTTTGCAAGTCTTTTAGGATTGTATATAGGGAGAGTTACAAAGGGCATTCCATACATTAAAGCAAGGTATCGTGCAGAAAACAATGCAATGCTAAATCTCTTTTTGAAAAACATGTTAGCATCAATAGCATCAACCTCGAATTCTTCCATGGCGATTCTAGATAGTATAACACCTCCAAATACATTTAAAAGAGATGACCATATTGAGAAAATCTCTATTGACGAGAAAGAATTGAAGTATGATGTTGCATGTCAAAGTGATACATTATTGCTTGGCTGCCCCCATTTATCATATGAGGAGATAATGACTTTATTTAGAAGTAAGTATATGGAGATATTCAAGAGATATGGAATAAATAAAATAGTGGTAACAGCTGTTAGCAACATCATTAGGTATGATGTAGAGATCAAGGAAGTAATTAGAAGAATTAGGGCTATGTACAATATTGATATAGAGGTATTGCCAGGAGCATGTGCAGTTGTCTCCAATTTAAAAATGCTGAAGATAGAAAGTATATACACACCTCATGGCAAAGCGCTGCACTACCTATACAATCTATCAGGTGCTATGCCATGTTCAATAAATGTGTAG
- a CDS encoding 30S ribosomal protein S26e has protein sequence MPKKRENRGRRKGDKGSVSRVHCDNCGALIPEDKAVCVTRMYSPVDPQLASELERKGAIIMRYPVTKCYCINCAIFYGIIKVRAEEERKKITKL, from the coding sequence ATGCCTAAGAAAAGAGAGAATAGAGGAAGAAGAAAAGGAGACAAAGGATCTGTTAGCAGAGTACATTGTGATAACTGTGGAGCTTTAATACCTGAAGATAAAGCTGTTTGTGTAACAAGAATGTACTCACCTGTAGATCCACAGTTAGCAAGTGAATTAGAGAGAAAAGGAGCAATAATAATGAGATATCCAGTAACGAAGTGTTACTGCATTAACTGTGCAATATTCTATGGAATTATAAAAGTGAGAGCAGAGGAGGAAAGAAAGAAAATAACAAAGCTATAA
- a CDS encoding glycosyltransferase produces MTNQFVNVSIVVPTYNEVENISLLLSEIWKNVPKDMEFEVIIVDDNSPDGTWRKAVELLNDDVLVVRRIGFKGLSTAIVDGVVFSAKDYVLVIDADLQHPPEYIKNMVFEASRSDADVVIGSRYVKGGHVEGWSRTRLIISKTATLIAKLFLPSTRKIADPMSGFFMVKRKIVIENLTKLNPYGFKILLEILERCNPQKVIEVPYVFKPRRYGKSKLGAKTIIQYIFHVLKLSGWRPFKFALVGLAGVGVNLGILNLIGYLTPLLISKYFAVGSAIAIEASVIFNFILHELWTFRDRRFGNVFTRFALFHVSSAPAILIQYLSSISIKYGLAMNPFIAQLIGILIGFPFNYVFSELGIWKRKSVY; encoded by the coding sequence ATGACAAATCAATTTGTAAATGTATCTATTGTTGTTCCAACTTATAACGAAGTTGAAAATATTAGTCTATTACTTAGTGAAATTTGGAAAAATGTTCCTAAGGATATGGAATTTGAGGTAATTATTGTTGATGATAATAGTCCTGATGGTACATGGAGAAAAGCTGTTGAGCTTTTAAATGATGATGTACTTGTTGTTAGAAGAATTGGGTTTAAAGGACTTTCAACTGCAATTGTAGATGGTGTGGTGTTTTCGGCTAAGGATTATGTGCTTGTAATTGATGCTGATCTGCAACACCCACCTGAATACATTAAAAACATGGTTTTTGAAGCTAGTAGATCTGATGCTGATGTTGTTATAGGCTCAAGATATGTGAAAGGTGGGCATGTTGAGGGTTGGTCAAGAACAAGATTAATAATATCAAAAACAGCTACATTAATTGCGAAACTGTTTCTGCCATCAACAAGAAAAATAGCTGATCCCATGTCGGGATTCTTCATGGTTAAAAGAAAAATCGTTATTGAAAACTTGACCAAGTTGAATCCCTATGGATTCAAAATTCTTCTTGAAATTCTTGAGCGTTGTAATCCACAAAAGGTAATTGAGGTACCTTATGTCTTTAAACCACGAAGATATGGTAAAAGTAAGCTTGGAGCAAAAACTATAATACAATACATATTTCATGTGTTGAAATTAAGTGGTTGGAGACCATTTAAATTTGCTTTAGTTGGGTTAGCAGGGGTTGGCGTTAATCTAGGCATATTGAACTTAATTGGATACTTAACTCCATTGCTTATAAGCAAATACTTTGCAGTTGGAAGTGCAATTGCCATTGAAGCTAGTGTCATATTCAATTTTATACTTCACGAGCTTTGGACATTTAGAGATAGGCGTTTTGGAAATGTTTTTACACGTTTTGCACTATTTCATGTTTCCTCAGCACCTGCTATTCTAATACAGTATCTATCTTCAATATCAATTAAATATGGCTTAGCAATGAATCCTTTTATTGCACAACTAATTGGAATTTTAATAGGGTTTCCATTCAATTATGTGTTCAGCGAGCTTGGTATATGGAAAAGAAAATCTGTTTATTAA
- a CDS encoding CDP-alcohol phosphatidyltransferase family protein, producing the protein MLGKFRNSVSNTINSFAKKINVNPNVVTLFGLITSFASILIVLIRFNLIIVPLLVIVSGIADVLDGAIARTRKRVTAWGSVLDSFCDRVVEANFLISLMLIGINSLLVSLALVTSFLMSYLRALGEGKGVKLEGVGILEHGERMIILFLSSLVIAIDLKHGVYIATLLMDALIILGVISIVQRLHAIYKKLHGA; encoded by the coding sequence ATGCTAGGCAAATTTAGAAACAGTGTTTCAAACACTATTAATTCTTTTGCCAAAAAAATCAATGTAAATCCAAATGTTGTTACTCTTTTTGGATTGATTACATCATTTGCATCAATATTGATTGTATTAATCAGGTTTAACCTAATTATAGTACCACTTCTGGTTATAGTCTCTGGCATAGCAGATGTATTAGATGGTGCTATTGCCAGAACCAGGAAGAGGGTTACAGCCTGGGGCTCTGTACTTGATTCATTTTGTGATAGAGTTGTTGAAGCAAATTTTCTAATATCACTAATGTTAATTGGAATCAATTCCCTGCTTGTCTCCCTGGCCTTAGTTACATCTTTTCTCATGAGCTATTTAAGAGCTTTGGGAGAAGGAAAGGGAGTTAAGTTAGAAGGTGTTGGAATTCTCGAACATGGAGAAAGAATGATAATATTGTTTCTTTCATCACTAGTAATAGCTATTGATTTAAAGCATGGTGTTTATATAGCAACTTTGCTAATGGATGCATTAATAATTCTTGGCGTTATATCAATTGTTCAAAGGCTTCATGCAATATATAAAAAATTGCATGGAGCATAA
- a CDS encoding ABC transporter ATP-binding protein, which translates to MREPVVIVRNLWKYYNYMGQRIAILKGINMLLYRGDIAGIHGPSGAGKTTLLKILAGLERPDSGEVVIEGYNLTMLGDDGLAELRTGVVSFIPQDYGLIDDFTVYENVELPLLVAGAPEEERKVIISDILRYMGIADKIRTKVKFLSGGEKQRVAIARALVITPSLLLADEPTANLDWENAKKVLELFIRINKDFQTTIIIVSHDARVLEYTNRRFVLLDGMLKEV; encoded by the coding sequence ATGAGGGAACCTGTTGTTATAGTAAGGAACTTGTGGAAATATTACAATTATATGGGTCAAAGAATAGCAATTCTTAAAGGAATTAATATGCTGCTCTATAGAGGTGACATAGCTGGGATTCATGGACCTAGTGGTGCAGGTAAAACAACATTACTAAAAATTTTGGCTGGTTTGGAAAGACCCGATAGTGGTGAGGTTGTGATAGAGGGCTATAACTTGACTATGCTGGGTGATGATGGTTTAGCTGAATTGAGAACAGGTGTTGTAAGCTTTATTCCACAAGACTATGGACTTATAGATGATTTTACAGTGTATGAAAATGTTGAATTGCCTTTATTAGTTGCAGGAGCTCCTGAGGAGGAGAGGAAAGTAATAATTAGTGATATTTTAAGGTACATGGGAATAGCAGACAAGATTAGAACAAAAGTTAAATTTTTAAGTGGTGGAGAAAAGCAAAGAGTTGCAATAGCAAGAGCATTAGTAATAACACCCTCACTTTTATTAGCAGATGAGCCAACAGCTAACCTAGATTGGGAAAATGCAAAAAAAGTGTTGGAGCTTTTTATTAGAATAAACAAAGATTTCCAAACAACAATTATTATAGTATCTCATGATGCAAGAGTTTTGGAATATACGAATAGAAGATTTGTTCTTCTCGATGGTATGTTAAAAGAGGTTTAG
- a CDS encoding UbiD family decarboxylase — MSLKSFIRELDLNELEDHTSKELDFELEPTKLLFELDKQEKVALFKVKSSQFICVGNVLNSRSRLYRRVLRVKSDEEAYKKLIEATTKLVKPKEKSFHDLFQVVKDFNLNSIPFIKFYPGDGGRYLSSAIFIACLDDVCNASIHRTMLLTRNTVVARIVPRHLRYIYDQYKRNGKEMPVAIVVGVHPAVELMAASSPPFGVFEMHLVPNILNDFTVTYTPLYSIPIPSQAALVLEGRVSISQFVDEGPFVDLLHLYDARRKEPLITIDAMYINPDEYFNVILPAGKEHKLLQSFYREAMIWQTVSSVVPKVHKVRLLEASGSWLIIALSITKNVDGDAKNAILAAFSGHPSAKIAIVVDDDIDLDSIDKIIWALATRFRGRESMVIVEKSRCSTLDPSSPSGICDKLGFDLTIPLSADKNMFKYVNVM, encoded by the coding sequence ATGTCTTTAAAATCTTTTATAAGAGAACTTGATTTAAATGAATTAGAGGACCATACTTCAAAGGAATTGGATTTTGAATTAGAGCCCACAAAACTTCTTTTTGAATTAGATAAGCAAGAGAAGGTGGCGCTTTTCAAGGTAAAATCATCGCAATTTATTTGTGTAGGCAATGTTTTGAATAGTAGAAGTAGGTTATATAGAAGAGTGTTAAGGGTTAAGTCAGATGAGGAGGCGTACAAAAAGCTCATTGAAGCAACAACAAAGCTTGTAAAACCAAAGGAGAAAAGTTTTCACGATCTTTTTCAGGTTGTGAAGGATTTCAACTTAAACTCTATACCATTTATAAAGTTTTATCCAGGTGATGGTGGCAGATATTTATCATCAGCAATATTCATAGCATGTCTTGATGATGTTTGCAATGCATCTATTCATAGAACAATGCTATTAACAAGAAATACTGTAGTTGCAAGAATTGTTCCACGTCATCTAAGATATATCTATGATCAGTACAAAAGAAATGGTAAGGAAATGCCTGTAGCAATTGTTGTTGGTGTGCATCCAGCAGTTGAATTAATGGCAGCATCTTCTCCACCTTTTGGAGTTTTTGAAATGCACTTAGTTCCCAATATTTTAAATGATTTTACAGTAACATATACACCCCTATACAGCATTCCAATACCTTCTCAAGCAGCACTTGTTCTCGAGGGTAGAGTCTCAATATCACAGTTTGTTGATGAAGGGCCTTTTGTGGATTTGCTCCATCTTTATGATGCTAGGAGAAAAGAACCTTTAATAACCATAGACGCTATGTACATAAATCCGGATGAGTACTTCAATGTAATATTGCCAGCAGGAAAGGAACATAAGTTGCTTCAGAGCTTCTATAGAGAAGCAATGATTTGGCAAACTGTAAGCAGTGTTGTTCCAAAGGTACATAAAGTGAGATTGTTAGAAGCTTCAGGTTCGTGGCTTATCATTGCCTTGTCCATAACTAAAAATGTTGATGGAGATGCAAAGAATGCTATTCTAGCTGCTTTTTCAGGACATCCAAGTGCAAAAATAGCTATTGTTGTTGATGATGATATAGATTTGGATTCTATTGATAAGATTATATGGGCTTTAGCAACTAGGTTTAGAGGTAGGGAAAGTATGGTAATTGTTGAAAAAAGTAGATGCTCCACATTAGATCCTTCTTCACCCAGTGGTATATGTGATAAGCTAGGTTTTGATCTCACAATACCTTTATCTGCAGATAAAAATATGTTTAAATATGTAAATGTTATGTGA
- a CDS encoding Clp1/GlmU family protein — protein MNTAISVPLPQGLQAKLVLEKGKIIRILGPAKIYVESGCIRILGVDLCKGQEIWISKYRSYAVKAVDVSTLSVIIGEGGAVEEPSPGEEPIDEWENIAREIVSRGGRVVVLGPIESGKTSFSTFLSNLGIENGLKTVLIDADVGQCDLAPPGFIAMKFMDRKVIWLRELVGDLIRFIGFITPAYSLAMARIITSVMELVNIAEEKGSQLIIINTDGWFGDLMSIEFKIQLIRSVKPSSVVIMGNKILCEQLSNIFTKFSLPKVYCVSSPMHVRKRDRDDRRQLRRINYMQYLQKAKKRCFNINSIAILNSCLFNGTLITDDLEQLRMKLGIEAIMASKYEDLLVVAVSDDTKVDRMQIGSDNVYIIKPSHAKGALVALLNENMEEVGMGIIESIDLLRKEICILTEYEGVVKGVSIGRIIVSEEYADKGKVMKCII, from the coding sequence TTGAATACAGCAATTTCAGTGCCATTGCCACAAGGTCTACAAGCTAAGTTGGTTTTAGAAAAAGGAAAGATTATAAGGATTCTAGGACCTGCTAAAATATATGTTGAAAGTGGTTGTATTAGAATTCTTGGAGTTGATTTGTGTAAGGGTCAAGAGATTTGGATTAGTAAGTATAGAAGTTATGCTGTCAAAGCTGTTGATGTAAGTACTCTAAGCGTTATTATTGGTGAAGGTGGTGCTGTGGAAGAGCCATCTCCAGGAGAAGAACCTATTGATGAGTGGGAGAATATAGCTAGGGAGATTGTTAGTAGAGGTGGTAGAGTTGTTGTTTTAGGACCAATAGAAAGTGGAAAAACATCTTTTTCTACATTCCTATCAAATTTAGGAATAGAGAATGGCTTAAAAACTGTTTTAATTGATGCTGACGTGGGTCAATGTGATTTAGCTCCACCAGGATTTATAGCAATGAAGTTTATGGATAGAAAAGTTATTTGGCTTAGAGAACTTGTAGGCGATTTGATACGCTTTATAGGATTTATAACACCAGCATATAGCTTGGCAATGGCAAGAATCATAACAAGTGTAATGGAGTTAGTAAATATAGCTGAAGAAAAAGGGTCTCAGCTAATCATAATTAATACTGATGGCTGGTTTGGAGATTTAATGTCGATAGAATTCAAAATACAGTTAATAAGAAGTGTAAAACCATCATCAGTTGTTATAATGGGTAATAAGATACTTTGCGAACAACTCTCAAATATTTTCACAAAATTCTCTTTACCTAAAGTCTATTGTGTTTCTAGTCCTATGCATGTGCGAAAAAGAGATAGAGATGATAGACGCCAACTTAGAAGAATTAACTATATGCAATATCTTCAAAAAGCAAAGAAGAGATGTTTCAACATTAATAGCATAGCTATTTTAAATTCATGTTTATTCAACGGTACTTTAATTACTGATGATCTTGAGCAGCTGAGAATGAAACTTGGGATTGAGGCTATTATGGCAAGTAAATACGAAGATTTGTTGGTTGTTGCTGTATCCGATGATACAAAAGTTGATAGAATGCAGATAGGTTCTGACAATGTTTACATAATTAAACCATCACATGCAAAGGGGGCATTAGTAGCGCTTCTCAATGAAAATATGGAGGAGGTGGGTATGGGGATAATAGAATCTATAGATTTATTAAGAAAGGAAATATGCATATTAACGGAGTATGAAGGAGTTGTTAAAGGAGTTTCAATAGGTAGAATAATAGTAAGTGAAGAGTATGCTGATAAGGGAAAGGTAATGAAATGTATTATATGA
- a CDS encoding aconitase X swivel domain-containing protein, which yields MFNKCVELKNVVTIGEGRVFGEVIKLRTLSFLGDVNKENGEIIAQDLEARGRKLGGSILVVNRFRGSTVGVYVLYSLCKRGLAPKAILMVEPDTVVISGIILCNIIGVINISRELYEIIPDKAKIMIECGNSLARLCIYEGSNANSENKAIL from the coding sequence ATGTTCAATAAATGTGTAGAACTAAAAAATGTTGTGACTATTGGTGAAGGCAGGGTCTTTGGTGAGGTAATTAAGCTAAGAACATTATCATTTCTTGGAGATGTTAATAAAGAGAATGGTGAAATAATTGCTCAGGATCTAGAGGCTCGAGGAAGAAAACTAGGAGGCTCTATTTTGGTTGTGAATAGGTTTCGTGGAAGTACTGTTGGAGTTTATGTATTATACTCACTTTGTAAAAGAGGCTTAGCACCTAAGGCCATATTAATGGTCGAGCCTGATACAGTTGTGATTAGTGGAATAATACTTTGTAACATCATAGGAGTTATCAACATCTCTAGGGAACTCTATGAAATTATTCCTGATAAAGCAAAGATAATGATAGAATGTGGGAATAGTCTAGCTAGGTTATGCATATACGAAGGTAGTAATGCAAATTCTGAAAATAAAGCTATTCTTTAG